ATCCTGATGCTGCTCTCCATCATCCTGGGGACGGATCACACGGTGGCTTTTGAAGACCCTACTTACATGCAGGCATTTCGGCTGGCCGGAGACCTGGGCTATCAGCGTGTGGCGGTGCCGGTGGACCGGGACGGCATGCAGGTGGCGGCTCTTATGGAGACCGGGGCCGACATTGCCTATGTGACTCCTTCTCATCAGTATCCCACCGGGATCGTGATGCCGGTGCGCCGGCGGATGGAGCTGCTCCGGTGGGCGGGGGAAGATCCCGGCCGTTATATCATTGAGGACGATTATGACAGTGAATTCCGCTACAAGGGGAAACCCATCCCGGCCCTGCAGGGCTACGACAGCCGGGGGCAGGTGATCTATCTTGGCACCTTCTCCAAATCCATTGCCCCGGCCATCCGCTTAAGCTACATGGTGCTGCCGGAACCTCTTCTGGAGAGATATAAGGAGCGTCACCGCTTTATCAACTCCACCGTGTCCAAGGTGGACCAGATGATCGTGCAGAAATTTATTGAGGAAGGATATTATGAGAGACATCTCAATAAGACCAGGGCTCTCTACAAGAGCCGCCACGACGTGCTGATCGAGGAACTCAAACCTCTGCTTGGGGCCTGCCGGATATCCGGAGAGCATGCGGGAGTCCACCTGCTTCTCACCTTTCCGGAAGGGAAGTCGGAACAGGAGCTGATCCAGGCTGCCGCAGAAGAAGGGATCCGGGTCTATGGCCTGTCTGATTACCAGATCCATCCGGGGAAGGCAGATCAGGCCACCATCCTTCTGGGGTACGCCAACCTGACGGAGGGAGAGATCCGGGAGGCTATGGGGCGTCTGGTGGAGTTGTGGAAAAAGTTCTAGAGACAGGAAAAGCGCCGGTTTGCTGCACCGGCGCTTTTGATCTTCGTCTATTCCTTGTCAGAATTGGAGCTGTCTTCGGGAGCGGCGTCCTCTGATTTTTCAGAAGCGTCCTCAGAAGCTTCTTCTGTCTTTCCGGGAGTCAGCGGAACATATTCCCGGTCGGCGGATTTCAGATCGCTGTCCAGATCAAAATCCTCGTCTTCGAAAACATCTTCCCCATCCTCGGCGTCCTCGCATTCACGCTTTTTAAAATAATAGAGAATTCCTGCGGCGGCTCCCGCAAGAGCGGTCAGTCCCAGTAACTTCTTCAGCCATTTTGCCATATGATTCGATCTCCTTTCACAGGGGAAGTACCCCTTATTAGCTGTATTGTAATACTTTTTCGCAGAAAAGGAAAGGGGAACTTTTCCCTGTTAAGGTTTTTTGGCAACGGTTGAGCGGCGGGGGAAAGTGTGTTACACTGTATCCGTGGTGTTTTTTCAAGAGAAAGGGAGTAAGACATGAGTAGAAACGAAGCACCTGGAACAGCCAAGAAGGGCCTGTTCCGTATTGTTTTCAGCAGAACAGGGATCATCCTTTTGCTTTTGCTGCTCCAGATCTGGCTTTTTGCCTGGAGCAGCACGTATCTGGAGGCATACCTGAAATACATCTATGGAGCGCTGACCGTCCTGGGCGTGATCGTGCTGATCTATATCATCAATTCCGAGGGGAATCCGGCTTTTAAAATGACCTGGATGCTTTTTGTCATGGCTTTCCCGGGATTTGGCACACTGTTCTATATTTTTACCAAGCTGCAGCCGGGAACTCATTTCATGCGGGACCGGCAGGCGGCGCTGAAGGTGGAGACAGACGCCTATATGCAGCAGGACCGGGAGGTGGTGGAGGCAATCTGGGCCAGCAAATCCGCCAACGCCCAGTTGTCCTATTATTTGTCGGGACTGGGATTCCCTACATACCGGAATACAGAGGTGACCTACTTTCCGCTGGGAGAGTATAAGTTCCGGCAGCTCGTGGAGGAACTGAAAGCCGCCCGGAAGTTCATTTTCATGGAATATTTTATTGTGGAAGAAGGATATATGTGGGATACTATCCTGAAGATCCTGCGCAAGAAAGTGCGGGAAGGGGTGGAAGTGCGGTTTATGTACGACGGCATGTGCGCCATTTCCATGCTGCCTTACAATTATCCGGCACAGCTTAAGCGCTATGGGATCCAGTGCAAGATGTCCAATGCGGTGCGGCCTTTCCTCTCTACCACCCAGAATAACCGGGATCACCGGAAGATCTGTGTGATCGACGGGAAGGTGGGCTTTACCGGAGGCATCAACCTGGGGGATGAATACATCAACCGGAAGGTGCGGTTCGGACACTGGAAGGATACAGCCGTGATGCTGAAAGGGGACGCAGTGCAGAGCCTGACCATGATCTTCCTGCAGATGTGGAACGTGGAGGAGCGAAGGCCGGAGAATTACAGCCGTTATCTCACCCGGAAGCGGGAGGGGCTCAGGCGGGAGCTGGGCTATGTGATCCCTTACGCGGACAGTCCTTTTGACAATGAAAATGTAGGGGAAGAGGTGTATTTCCACATCCTGAACCATGCCAAGAAATACGTCCATATCATGACCCCCTACCTGATCCTGGACAATGAGATGCTCACCACCCTGACCCGGGCGGCCAAGAGCGGTATTGAAGTGATCATCATCATGCCCCATATCCCGGACAAGTGGTATGCTTTTGTGGTGGCGAAGACCTACTACAAGGAGCTGATCGAGGGCGGGGTGCAGATCTATGAGTACCGGCCGGGATTTGTCCACGCCAAGGTGTTTGTATCCGACGACGATACCGCCACAGTGGGGACCATCAATCTGGATTACCGGAGCCTGTACCTGCATTTTGAATGCGGGACCTTTATCTACAACAACTCGGAGATCGACCGGATCGAGCGGGACTTCCAGCACACCCTTACCAAGTGCCACAAGGTGACCCTTCTGGAGGTGAAGAACCGGACCATCCTGACCAAGGTCTCCGGCCAGGTGCTGCGCCTTCTGGCGCCTTTGATGTAGCGTGATTTGACGGTTTACACCGGGGGAAAAATATAGTATAATGCAAACGGTGATTACCGACTTTAGGAGGAATGAATATGGTAAAAGCAGTAGTAGGCGCCAACTGGGGAGATGAGGGCAAGGGAAAGATTACCGATATGCTTGCCAGGGAAGCAGATATTGTCGTGCGTTTCCAGGGAGGAGCCAACGCGGGACATACCATCGTCAATAATTATGGCAAGTTCGCGCTCCACACCCTGCCGTCCGGGGTCTTCTACGATCACACGACCAGCGTGATCGGCAACGGCGTAGCGCTGGATATCCCGGTTTTATTCAAAGAAGTGCAGTCTATCGTGGACCAGGGCGTGCCAAAGCCAAAGCTTCTGGTATCGGACCGGGCGCAGATGGTGATGTCCTATCACAAGAATTTTGATGCCTATGAGGAGGAGCGGCTGGGAGGCAAGTCCTTTGGTTCCACCA
This window of the Massilistercora timonensis genome carries:
- a CDS encoding PLP-dependent aminotransferase family protein encodes the protein MNELTINLKSHSKTPLYEQIYRYIKENIQEGKIACGEKLPSTRALSAHLEVSRSTVELAYEQLLSEGYIESQPCRGFFASRLEGLYQLTRVKEEEKTLPREEKAWRYDFTPHGVDLKSFPYHVWRKLSKEILMDDRTELFRSGDSQGEYGFRRAVARYLYQARGVNCRPDQVVIGAGSDYILMLLSIILGTDHTVAFEDPTYMQAFRLAGDLGYQRVAVPVDRDGMQVAALMETGADIAYVTPSHQYPTGIVMPVRRRMELLRWAGEDPGRYIIEDDYDSEFRYKGKPIPALQGYDSRGQVIYLGTFSKSIAPAIRLSYMVLPEPLLERYKERHRFINSTVSKVDQMIVQKFIEEGYYERHLNKTRALYKSRHDVLIEELKPLLGACRISGEHAGVHLLLTFPEGKSEQELIQAAAEEGIRVYGLSDYQIHPGKADQATILLGYANLTEGEIREAMGRLVELWKKF
- the cls gene encoding cardiolipin synthase, producing MSRNEAPGTAKKGLFRIVFSRTGIILLLLLLQIWLFAWSSTYLEAYLKYIYGALTVLGVIVLIYIINSEGNPAFKMTWMLFVMAFPGFGTLFYIFTKLQPGTHFMRDRQAALKVETDAYMQQDREVVEAIWASKSANAQLSYYLSGLGFPTYRNTEVTYFPLGEYKFRQLVEELKAARKFIFMEYFIVEEGYMWDTILKILRKKVREGVEVRFMYDGMCAISMLPYNYPAQLKRYGIQCKMSNAVRPFLSTTQNNRDHRKICVIDGKVGFTGGINLGDEYINRKVRFGHWKDTAVMLKGDAVQSLTMIFLQMWNVEERRPENYSRYLTRKREGLRRELGYVIPYADSPFDNENVGEEVYFHILNHAKKYVHIMTPYLILDNEMLTTLTRAAKSGIEVIIIMPHIPDKWYAFVVAKTYYKELIEGGVQIYEYRPGFVHAKVFVSDDDTATVGTINLDYRSLYLHFECGTFIYNNSEIDRIERDFQHTLTKCHKVTLLEVKNRTILTKVSGQVLRLLAPLM